Proteins found in one Anabas testudineus chromosome 1, fAnaTes1.2, whole genome shotgun sequence genomic segment:
- the lef1 gene encoding lymphoid enhancer-binding factor 1 isoform X2, with protein sequence MPQLSGGGDPELCATDEMIPFKDEGDPHKEQIFAELSHSEEEGDLADIKSSLVNESESSPNSNSHDAARQSQIPQDSYHEKHRDHSEDGKLQDLYSKGHPYPSYPGYIMMSNMNSDSYMNNGSLSPPMPRTSNKVPVVQPSHAVHPLTPLITYSDEHFAPGSHSGHHPQDASNKQGMQRHHPGPDMSNFYSLSPGGVGQITPPLGWFSHHMVPGPPGPHATGIPHPAIVNPQVKHEPPHETDIMHMKPQHEQRKEQEPKKPHIKKPLNAFMLYMKEMRANVVAECTLKESAAINQILGRRWHALSREEQAKYYELARKERQLHMQLYPGWSARDNYKKKRKREKMQESATGTGQRMKTAYI encoded by the exons ATGCCCCAGTTATCAGGCGGCGGAGACCCGGAGCTGTGCGCCACGGACGAAATGATCCCGTTCAAAGACGAAGGAGACCCGCACAAGGAGCAGATCTTCGCCGAGCTCAGCCACTCGGAGGAAGAGGGAGACCTGGCGGACATCAAGTCCTCACTGGTCAACGAGTCGGAGAGCAGCCCCAACAGCAACAGTCACGAT gcaGCTAGACAGTCCCAAATACCGCAAGATTCATatcatgaaaaacacagagaccaTTCGGAAGATG GAAAACTTCAAGACTTGTACAGCAAAGGTCATCCGTACCCAAGCTACCCAGGGTACATCATGATGAGCAACATGAACAGCGACTCCTACATGAACAATGGCTCCCTCTCGCCGCCTATGCCCAGAACG tCCAACAAAGTCCCTGTGGTGCAGCCATCTCATGCAGTCCACCCACTCACCCCGCTGATCACGTACAGTGATGAGCACTTCGCTCCAGGATCTCATTCTGGCCATCACCCCCAGGATGCCAGCAACAAGCAAG GAATGCAGAGGCATCACCCTGGACCAGACATGTCCAACTTCTACTCCCTGTCTCCTGGAGGAGTCGGGCAGATCACACCACCGCTGGGATG GTTTTCACACCACATGGTGCCTGGCCCCCCAGGTCCCCACGCCACAGGTATCCCCCACCCGGCCATTGTCAACCCACAGGTCAAACATGAGCCTCCTCATGAAACAGACATCATGCACAT GAAACCCCAGCATGAACAGAGAAAGGAGCAGGAGCCCAAAAAACCGCACATCAAGAAGCCGCTAAACGCCTTCATGCTCTACATGAAAGAGATGCGTGCGAATGTGGTCGCCGAATGCACACTGAAGGAGAGCGCTGCCATCAATCAAATCCTGGGGCGGAGG TGGCATGCTTTATCACGGGAAGAGCAAGCTAAGTATTATGAGTTAGCCCGCAAGGAACGGCAGCTCCACATGCAGCTCTACCCAGGCTGGTCCGCTCGAGACAATTAT aagaagaagcggAAGAGGGAGAAGATGCAGGAATCGGCCACGG GTACAGGCCAGAGAATGAAAACGGCGTACATCTGA
- the lef1 gene encoding lymphoid enhancer-binding factor 1 isoform X3: MPQLSGGGDPELCATDEMIPFKDEGDPHKEQIFAELSHSEEEGDLADIKSSLVNESESSPNSNSHDAARQSQIPQDSYHEKHRDHSEDGKLQDLYSKGHPYPSYPGYIMMSNMNSDSYMNNGSLSPPMPRTSNKVPVVQPSHAVHPLTPLITYSDEHFAPGSHSGHHPQDASNKQGMQRHHPGPDMSNFYSLSPGGVGQITPPLGWKPQHEQRKEQEPKKPHIKKPLNAFMLYMKEMRANVVAECTLKESAAINQILGRRWHALSREEQAKYYELARKERQLHMQLYPGWSARDNYGKKKKRKREKMQESATGTGQRMKTAYI, from the exons ATGCCCCAGTTATCAGGCGGCGGAGACCCGGAGCTGTGCGCCACGGACGAAATGATCCCGTTCAAAGACGAAGGAGACCCGCACAAGGAGCAGATCTTCGCCGAGCTCAGCCACTCGGAGGAAGAGGGAGACCTGGCGGACATCAAGTCCTCACTGGTCAACGAGTCGGAGAGCAGCCCCAACAGCAACAGTCACGAT gcaGCTAGACAGTCCCAAATACCGCAAGATTCATatcatgaaaaacacagagaccaTTCGGAAGATG GAAAACTTCAAGACTTGTACAGCAAAGGTCATCCGTACCCAAGCTACCCAGGGTACATCATGATGAGCAACATGAACAGCGACTCCTACATGAACAATGGCTCCCTCTCGCCGCCTATGCCCAGAACG tCCAACAAAGTCCCTGTGGTGCAGCCATCTCATGCAGTCCACCCACTCACCCCGCTGATCACGTACAGTGATGAGCACTTCGCTCCAGGATCTCATTCTGGCCATCACCCCCAGGATGCCAGCAACAAGCAAG GAATGCAGAGGCATCACCCTGGACCAGACATGTCCAACTTCTACTCCCTGTCTCCTGGAGGAGTCGGGCAGATCACACCACCGCTGGGATG GAAACCCCAGCATGAACAGAGAAAGGAGCAGGAGCCCAAAAAACCGCACATCAAGAAGCCGCTAAACGCCTTCATGCTCTACATGAAAGAGATGCGTGCGAATGTGGTCGCCGAATGCACACTGAAGGAGAGCGCTGCCATCAATCAAATCCTGGGGCGGAGG TGGCATGCTTTATCACGGGAAGAGCAAGCTAAGTATTATGAGTTAGCCCGCAAGGAACGGCAGCTCCACATGCAGCTCTACCCAGGCTGGTCCGCTCGAGACAATTAT ggaaagaagaagaagcggAAGAGGGAGAAGATGCAGGAATCGGCCACGG GTACAGGCCAGAGAATGAAAACGGCGTACATCTGA
- the lef1 gene encoding lymphoid enhancer-binding factor 1 isoform X1 has protein sequence MPQLSGGGDPELCATDEMIPFKDEGDPHKEQIFAELSHSEEEGDLADIKSSLVNESESSPNSNSHDAARQSQIPQDSYHEKHRDHSEDGKLQDLYSKGHPYPSYPGYIMMSNMNSDSYMNNGSLSPPMPRTSNKVPVVQPSHAVHPLTPLITYSDEHFAPGSHSGHHPQDASNKQGMQRHHPGPDMSNFYSLSPGGVGQITPPLGWFSHHMVPGPPGPHATGIPHPAIVNPQVKHEPPHETDIMHMKPQHEQRKEQEPKKPHIKKPLNAFMLYMKEMRANVVAECTLKESAAINQILGRRWHALSREEQAKYYELARKERQLHMQLYPGWSARDNYGKKKKRKREKMQESATGTGQRMKTAYI, from the exons ATGCCCCAGTTATCAGGCGGCGGAGACCCGGAGCTGTGCGCCACGGACGAAATGATCCCGTTCAAAGACGAAGGAGACCCGCACAAGGAGCAGATCTTCGCCGAGCTCAGCCACTCGGAGGAAGAGGGAGACCTGGCGGACATCAAGTCCTCACTGGTCAACGAGTCGGAGAGCAGCCCCAACAGCAACAGTCACGAT gcaGCTAGACAGTCCCAAATACCGCAAGATTCATatcatgaaaaacacagagaccaTTCGGAAGATG GAAAACTTCAAGACTTGTACAGCAAAGGTCATCCGTACCCAAGCTACCCAGGGTACATCATGATGAGCAACATGAACAGCGACTCCTACATGAACAATGGCTCCCTCTCGCCGCCTATGCCCAGAACG tCCAACAAAGTCCCTGTGGTGCAGCCATCTCATGCAGTCCACCCACTCACCCCGCTGATCACGTACAGTGATGAGCACTTCGCTCCAGGATCTCATTCTGGCCATCACCCCCAGGATGCCAGCAACAAGCAAG GAATGCAGAGGCATCACCCTGGACCAGACATGTCCAACTTCTACTCCCTGTCTCCTGGAGGAGTCGGGCAGATCACACCACCGCTGGGATG GTTTTCACACCACATGGTGCCTGGCCCCCCAGGTCCCCACGCCACAGGTATCCCCCACCCGGCCATTGTCAACCCACAGGTCAAACATGAGCCTCCTCATGAAACAGACATCATGCACAT GAAACCCCAGCATGAACAGAGAAAGGAGCAGGAGCCCAAAAAACCGCACATCAAGAAGCCGCTAAACGCCTTCATGCTCTACATGAAAGAGATGCGTGCGAATGTGGTCGCCGAATGCACACTGAAGGAGAGCGCTGCCATCAATCAAATCCTGGGGCGGAGG TGGCATGCTTTATCACGGGAAGAGCAAGCTAAGTATTATGAGTTAGCCCGCAAGGAACGGCAGCTCCACATGCAGCTCTACCCAGGCTGGTCCGCTCGAGACAATTAT ggaaagaagaagaagcggAAGAGGGAGAAGATGCAGGAATCGGCCACGG GTACAGGCCAGAGAATGAAAACGGCGTACATCTGA